A single region of the Ancylobacter novellus DSM 506 genome encodes:
- the msrA gene encoding peptide-methionine (S)-S-oxide reductase MsrA has protein sequence MKASSFLFVGAALLALAGAARIIPASAEEGIAIPAPTLDETAPKDQEVAVLAGGCFWGVQGVFQHVEGVTSAVSGYAGGDQSMAQYELVGTGSTGHAEAVKVTFDPRKVSYGKILQIYFSVAHDPTQLNRQGPDRGTQYRSAIFALSDEQAKIAKAYIAQLNQARVFSAAIVTKIEPGKPFFPAEAYHQDFLTRNPTYPYIVINDLPKIENLKRLFADRYRDKPVLVADMGKPATQ, from the coding sequence ATGAAAGCGTCCTCTTTCCTCTTTGTCGGCGCCGCCCTGCTGGCGCTCGCCGGCGCCGCCCGCATCATCCCCGCCTCGGCCGAGGAAGGCATCGCCATTCCCGCGCCGACGCTCGACGAGACAGCGCCCAAGGATCAGGAAGTCGCGGTCCTCGCCGGCGGCTGCTTCTGGGGCGTGCAGGGCGTGTTCCAGCATGTCGAGGGCGTCACCAGTGCCGTCTCCGGCTATGCCGGCGGCGACCAGTCCATGGCGCAGTACGAGCTGGTCGGCACCGGCTCGACCGGCCATGCGGAAGCGGTGAAGGTCACCTTCGATCCGCGCAAGGTCAGCTACGGCAAGATCCTGCAGATCTATTTCTCGGTGGCGCACGACCCGACCCAGCTCAACCGGCAGGGGCCGGATCGCGGCACGCAGTACCGCTCGGCGATCTTCGCCTTGAGCGACGAGCAGGCGAAGATCGCCAAGGCCTATATCGCCCAGCTCAACCAGGCGCGGGTGTTCAGCGCGGCCATCGTGACGAAGATCGAGCCGGGCAAGCCCTTCTTCCCGGCCGAGGCCTATCACCAGGATTTCCTGACGCGGAATCCGACCTATCCCTACATCGTCATCAACGACCTGCCGAAGATAGAGAACCTGAAGCGCCTCTTCGCCGACCGTTACCGCGACAAGCCGGTGCTGGTGGCGGATATGGGCAAGCCCGCCACGCAGTGA
- a CDS encoding redoxin domain-containing protein, with product MLLFVLAYLGGVLTIVSPCILPVLPFVFARAGQPFLRSGLPMLLGMAVSFALVASLAAVAGGWAVAANQYGRLAALVLLALFGLALLIPSLAEKATAPLVALGGRLSQSADGSAGGIFPSVLLGVATGLLWAPCAGPVLGLILTGAALNGANVGTSLLLLAYAAGAATSLALALLVGGQVFAAMKRSLGVGEWMRRGLGALVLVAVGAIALGLDTGFLTRVSLAGTNALEQGLIDRLNPPPAGGPAMMASGDAMMSANPAMSSDAPAMMSANPAMTGAPAMTGSNPAMMASSNAAMMSANPAMMAKSDAAAGTNGAPSLPVEGMLPSLKGATGWLNSAPLTAESLKGKVVLIDFWTYSCINCLRTIPYVRAWAEKYKDQGLVVIGVHSPEFAFERDVDNVKKAVADLKITYPVAIDNDYAIWRAFKNQYWPAHYFIDAQGRIRYHHFGEGGYEESERVIQQLLAEAGRRDVTSGTVDVKATGAEAASDMKDVMSPETYVGFERAENFVSPGGAAQGEPKDYAAGDPRLNEWGLVGKWTIGTEQASLDAPDGAIVYRFHARDLHLVLGPGANGKPVRFRVTIDGKPPGDAHGMDVDAQGEGVVTGQRLYQLIRQPGEIGDRTFEIRFLDPGVEAYAFTFG from the coding sequence ATGCTGCTGTTCGTCCTCGCCTATCTCGGCGGCGTGCTGACCATCGTCAGCCCGTGCATCCTGCCCGTGCTGCCCTTCGTCTTCGCCCGCGCCGGGCAGCCCTTCCTGCGCTCCGGCCTGCCCATGCTGCTCGGCATGGCGGTGAGCTTCGCGCTCGTGGCGAGCCTCGCGGCGGTGGCCGGCGGCTGGGCGGTGGCGGCGAACCAGTATGGGCGGTTGGCGGCGCTGGTGCTGCTGGCGCTGTTCGGCCTCGCCTTGCTGATCCCGAGCCTCGCCGAAAAGGCGACGGCGCCGCTGGTGGCGCTGGGCGGGCGGCTGTCGCAGTCGGCGGATGGCAGCGCAGGCGGGATTTTCCCCTCGGTGCTGCTCGGCGTGGCGACGGGCCTGCTCTGGGCGCCCTGCGCCGGGCCGGTGCTCGGCCTCATCCTTACCGGCGCGGCGCTCAACGGCGCCAATGTCGGCACCAGCCTACTCCTACTCGCCTATGCCGCCGGCGCCGCCACCTCGCTGGCGCTGGCGCTGCTGGTCGGCGGACAGGTCTTTGCGGCGATGAAGCGCTCGCTCGGCGTTGGCGAATGGATGCGGCGCGGTCTCGGGGCGTTGGTGCTGGTGGCGGTCGGCGCCATCGCGCTCGGCCTCGACACCGGCTTCCTCACCCGCGTCTCGCTCGCCGGCACCAATGCGCTGGAGCAGGGGCTGATCGACCGCCTCAATCCGCCGCCTGCCGGTGGCCCCGCCATGATGGCGAGCGGCGACGCCATGATGAGCGCCAACCCGGCGATGAGCAGCGACGCGCCGGCGATGATGAGCGCCAATCCCGCCATGACGGGCGCCCCGGCGATGACGGGCAGCAATCCGGCGATGATGGCGAGCAGCAACGCCGCCATGATGAGCGCCAACCCGGCGATGATGGCCAAGTCCGACGCTGCCGCCGGCACCAATGGCGCGCCTTCCCTGCCGGTCGAGGGCATGCTGCCCTCGCTCAAAGGCGCCACGGGCTGGCTTAACTCAGCCCCGCTGACCGCCGAGAGCCTCAAGGGCAAGGTCGTGCTGATCGACTTCTGGACCTATTCCTGCATCAACTGCCTGCGGACCATTCCCTATGTCCGGGCCTGGGCGGAGAAGTACAAGGACCAGGGCCTCGTGGTGATCGGCGTGCATTCGCCCGAATTCGCCTTCGAGCGCGACGTCGACAATGTGAAGAAGGCCGTTGCCGACCTGAAGATCACCTATCCGGTCGCCATCGACAACGACTATGCCATCTGGCGCGCCTTCAAGAACCAGTACTGGCCGGCGCACTACTTCATCGATGCGCAGGGCCGCATCCGCTACCACCATTTCGGCGAGGGCGGCTACGAGGAATCCGAGCGCGTCATCCAGCAGCTGCTGGCGGAGGCCGGCCGTAGGGACGTCACATCCGGCACGGTCGATGTGAAGGCCACCGGCGCCGAGGCCGCCTCCGACATGAAGGACGTGATGTCGCCCGAGACCTATGTCGGCTTCGAGCGCGCGGAGAACTTCGTCTCGCCGGGCGGCGCGGCGCAGGGCGAGCCGAAGGACTACGCCGCCGGCGACCCGCGCCTCAACGAATGGGGTCTCGTCGGCAAATGGACCATCGGCACCGAGCAGGCCAGCCTCGACGCGCCGGACGGGGCCATCGTCTACCGCTTCCACGCCCGCGACCTGCACCTCGTGCTCGGCCCCGGCGCGAACGGCAAGCCCGTGCGCTTCCGCGTCACCATCGACGGCAAGCCGCCGGGCGACGCCCACGGCATGGATGTCGATGCGCAGGGGGAGGGCGTGGTTACCGGCCAGCGCCTCTACCAGCTCATCCGCCAACCCGGCGAGATCGGCGACCGCACCTTCGAGATCCGTTTCCTCGACCCCGGCGTCGAGGCCTACGCCTTCACCTTCGGCTGA
- a CDS encoding autotransporter assembly complex protein TamA: MILAGRRKPRPWHFFPAILIVTMALGPSAGPARAQIFGGPQNQSEDGQENPGLFGSFFNLFNPQRTADAGPPVPDAVRYTVAIEVKGGDSALRTAVEGASSLESLKTRAPAGAAGLVRRALADERSINAALYSAGYYAGTIAITLAGSPPDAPNIFDVVDAARARGPVPVRVEVTAGPLFHFGRISILEAGTRRPLNDAPTLSRLRLVPGEPARADAIVRAEGVLVDHWRRAGHPFARVADKDVVADHASKQLDVTLYVAPGPVATFGRFTVSGADFLTPGFVEERIEIPPGTLYSPDTLDRLRRRLLKYESIASVRIREAEKLDPDGSLPIHIEVSARKPRYFGFGASYSSTDGSAVNVYWGHRNLFGGGETLRLDAKASWFGEKSEAVPDADPFGYRFAATFMKPGIYTAQDDLVAEAAVLREVTNAYVREAATLLAGVRHRYSDELSLQVSVDLEASTVEDSYGTGDYSIVGIPIELKYDSTDNELDPSRGIRASGIVEPFAYLGDAGAGPTMIKASLAAYHAVDEDKRLIIAGRMAAGSVFGASLFDIPPQRRFYVGGGGSLRGYEYQSASPRNEDGIIIGGRSFFEASIEARWRVTETIGIVPFLDMGSAFASEWPDFDSMKYSAGVGLRYYTAIGPLRLDLAFPLNPGPDDGDFGVYVSLGQAF, translated from the coding sequence ATGATATTGGCGGGTCGACGCAAACCGCGCCCCTGGCATTTCTTTCCCGCGATCCTCATCGTGACGATGGCGCTCGGCCCGTCGGCGGGACCGGCGCGCGCGCAGATTTTCGGTGGCCCGCAGAACCAGTCGGAAGACGGGCAGGAGAACCCCGGCCTGTTCGGCTCGTTCTTCAACCTGTTCAATCCGCAGCGCACGGCCGATGCCGGCCCGCCGGTGCCCGATGCCGTGCGCTATACCGTGGCGATCGAGGTGAAGGGCGGCGACAGCGCGCTGCGCACCGCGGTCGAAGGCGCCTCCAGCCTCGAAAGCCTGAAGACGCGCGCGCCCGCCGGCGCCGCCGGGCTGGTGCGTCGCGCACTGGCGGATGAGCGCTCTATCAACGCCGCGCTCTATTCGGCCGGCTACTATGCCGGCACCATCGCCATCACGCTGGCCGGCAGCCCGCCGGATGCGCCGAACATCTTCGACGTCGTCGATGCCGCTCGTGCGCGCGGCCCCGTGCCGGTGCGGGTCGAGGTGACGGCCGGGCCGCTGTTCCATTTCGGCCGCATCTCCATCCTAGAGGCCGGCACGCGTCGCCCGCTCAACGACGCACCGACGCTCAGCCGCCTGCGCCTCGTGCCGGGCGAGCCGGCCCGCGCCGACGCCATCGTGCGGGCGGAGGGCGTGCTCGTCGATCATTGGCGCCGCGCCGGCCACCCCTTCGCCCGCGTCGCCGACAAGGACGTGGTGGCCGACCATGCGAGCAAGCAGCTCGACGTCACGCTCTATGTCGCGCCCGGTCCGGTCGCTACCTTCGGCCGCTTCACCGTGTCGGGTGCCGATTTCCTCACCCCCGGCTTCGTCGAGGAGCGCATCGAGATCCCGCCGGGCACGCTCTATTCGCCGGACACGCTGGATCGCCTGCGCCGGCGCCTGCTGAAATACGAGTCCATCGCCAGCGTACGCATCCGCGAAGCGGAGAAGCTCGACCCCGACGGCAGCCTGCCGATCCATATCGAAGTGTCCGCCCGCAAGCCGCGCTATTTCGGCTTCGGCGCTTCCTATTCCTCCACCGACGGCTCGGCGGTGAACGTTTATTGGGGCCATCGCAACCTGTTCGGCGGCGGCGAGACGCTGCGCCTCGACGCCAAGGCCTCCTGGTTCGGCGAGAAGTCGGAAGCCGTGCCGGACGCCGATCCCTTCGGCTATCGCTTCGCCGCCACCTTCATGAAGCCGGGCATCTATACGGCGCAGGACGATCTCGTCGCCGAGGCGGCCGTGCTGCGCGAAGTCACCAACGCCTATGTGCGCGAGGCGGCCACGCTGCTCGCCGGCGTGCGCCACCGCTACAGCGACGAGCTCAGCCTCCAGGTCAGCGTCGATCTCGAAGCCTCCACCGTCGAGGACAGCTACGGCACCGGCGACTATTCCATCGTCGGGATCCCCATCGAGCTGAAATACGATTCGACCGACAACGAGCTCGATCCCTCGCGCGGCATCCGCGCCTCCGGCATCGTCGAGCCCTTCGCCTATCTCGGCGATGCCGGCGCCGGCCCGACCATGATCAAGGCCTCGCTTGCCGCCTATCACGCGGTCGACGAGGACAAGCGCCTCATCATCGCCGGGCGCATGGCGGCGGGCAGCGTCTTCGGCGCCAGCCTGTTCGACATCCCGCCGCAGCGCCGCTTCTACGTCGGCGGCGGCGGCTCGCTGCGCGGCTACGAGTACCAGTCCGCCAGCCCGCGCAACGAGGACGGCATCATCATAGGCGGCCGCAGCTTCTTCGAGGCCTCGATCGAGGCGCGCTGGCGCGTCACCGAAACGATCGGCATCGTGCCCTTCCTCGACATGGGCTCGGCCTTCGCCTCCGAATGGCCGGACTTCGACAGCATGAAATATTCGGCCGGTGTGGGCCTGCGCTACTACACGGCTATCGGCCCGCTGCGCCTCGATCTCGCCTTCCCGCTCAATCCGGGGCCGGACGACGGCGACTTCGGCGTCTATGTCAGCCTGGGGCAGGCCTTCTGA